Proteins encoded within one genomic window of Akkermansiaceae bacterium:
- a CDS encoding sigma-70 family RNA polymerase sigma factor: MKEYLSEDPDDGCIRRIKQGDADAFEVVVYRFERPLRAWLATLSPPGVDADEIAQKSFIAAYTRIHEFEEGTNFGAWLFSIARWQLKTETTRLRRIADYHSRYAPDLLQKLHGEAEVEPEHLMTQVGHLKKCMASLSQDLACLLKWRYYDEISLEEMARLSERSVPAVKKQLWKLRRKLQQCLEQRMEGTIT; this comes from the coding sequence GTGAAGGAGTATCTTTCAGAAGATCCGGACGACGGGTGCATCAGGCGCATCAAGCAGGGTGATGCCGATGCCTTCGAAGTGGTCGTATACCGCTTCGAGCGTCCTTTGCGTGCGTGGCTGGCCACGCTGTCGCCGCCCGGGGTGGACGCGGATGAGATCGCGCAAAAGAGCTTCATTGCCGCCTACACCCGGATTCATGAATTCGAGGAGGGAACCAATTTCGGTGCTTGGCTTTTCAGCATCGCGCGCTGGCAGTTGAAGACGGAGACGACGCGTCTGCGCCGGATCGCGGACTATCACTCACGGTACGCGCCGGATCTGCTGCAGAAGCTCCACGGCGAGGCGGAGGTGGAGCCTGAGCATCTGATGACCCAGGTGGGGCATCTGAAGAAGTGCATGGCCTCCCTCAGCCAGGATCTGGCGTGCCTCCTGAAATGGCGGTATTATGACGAAATATCCCTTGAGGAGATGGCGAGGCTGAGCGAGCGCTCCGTGCCTGCGGTCAAGAAACAGCTTTGGAAATTGCGCCGGAAGCTCCAGCAGTGCCTGGAGCAGCGCATGGAAGGAACCATCACCTGA
- the argS gene encoding arginine--tRNA ligase — protein MTLLQLLESRLALALESVLGEPTPAAVTPAADLRFGDYQSNAAMVLAKRHGKNPRALAQEIIDRIDLAGIAAAEIAGPGFLNFRIFPEAYALLSTELLGDARLGVPQIGEGKTVVVDFSAPNVAKPMHVGHIRSTIIGDTLCRVARSLGYNVISDNHIGDWGTQFGMILFGWKNHLNAEALEADPITELVRLYREVNNAGKEDPEIRELCKAELVKLQAGDPENLGIWQRCIDLSKAGLQKIYGRLDVSFDHWLGESFYNDRLAGLVDELLGNGIARMSEGAVCVFSDETKKPEADPFKVRNESGWGDFPMIVRKSDGGFNYATTDLATLEYRRSQWKADSVWYVVDHRQSLHFQQLFDVAARLDLDGMDLRHISFGTILGKDGKPLKTRSGDLPQLADLLDEAVAAAGVAVAERSRVETDEERKDLAELIGISAVKFTELAHHRSSDYVFDLEKMLALQGDTAPYLQNAYVRSRSIWRKLGDEAPKDLAPVSLAEEQEIHLARLLVRFGEVVPTILDDFRPNLLANYLLEVARAFHSFFEACPVLKAETAVRDSRLSLCELTSRVLKQGLGLLGIRVPERM, from the coding sequence ATGACGCTCCTCCAGCTTCTCGAATCCCGTCTTGCCCTCGCCCTCGAATCCGTTCTGGGCGAGCCTACTCCCGCCGCGGTGACCCCTGCGGCGGATCTCCGCTTTGGTGACTACCAGTCGAATGCGGCGATGGTGCTGGCAAAAAGGCATGGCAAGAACCCCCGCGCGCTGGCACAGGAAATCATCGACAGGATCGACCTCGCCGGGATCGCCGCGGCGGAAATCGCCGGGCCGGGTTTCCTGAATTTCCGGATTTTCCCGGAAGCCTACGCCCTTCTCTCCACGGAACTCCTGGGTGACGCCCGTCTCGGTGTGCCGCAGATCGGGGAAGGAAAGACCGTGGTGGTGGATTTCTCCGCGCCGAACGTGGCGAAACCCATGCACGTTGGCCACATCCGCTCGACCATCATCGGTGACACGCTCTGCCGCGTTGCCCGCTCGCTGGGCTACAACGTCATCTCGGACAACCACATCGGCGACTGGGGGACCCAGTTCGGGATGATCCTCTTCGGATGGAAGAACCACCTGAATGCGGAAGCGCTTGAGGCGGACCCCATCACCGAGCTGGTGCGGCTCTACCGCGAGGTGAACAACGCCGGCAAGGAGGATCCGGAGATCCGCGAGCTGTGCAAGGCGGAGCTGGTGAAGCTCCAGGCCGGGGATCCGGAGAACCTCGGCATCTGGCAGCGCTGCATCGACCTTTCCAAGGCGGGCCTGCAGAAGATCTATGGCCGCCTCGACGTCAGCTTCGACCACTGGCTGGGTGAGAGCTTCTACAACGACCGTCTGGCGGGCTTGGTGGATGAACTGCTCGGCAACGGCATCGCCCGCATGAGCGAGGGAGCCGTCTGTGTGTTCTCCGACGAAACGAAGAAGCCGGAAGCGGACCCATTCAAAGTGCGGAACGAGAGCGGCTGGGGGGATTTCCCGATGATCGTCCGCAAGAGCGACGGCGGCTTCAACTACGCCACGACCGACCTCGCCACGCTGGAATACCGCCGTTCCCAGTGGAAGGCAGACTCCGTCTGGTATGTGGTGGACCACCGCCAGTCCTTGCATTTCCAGCAGCTTTTCGATGTCGCCGCGCGCCTCGATCTCGATGGCATGGACCTGCGCCACATTTCCTTCGGCACGATCCTCGGCAAGGACGGCAAGCCCCTGAAAACCCGTTCGGGGGACCTCCCCCAACTGGCGGACCTCCTCGATGAAGCGGTGGCCGCCGCCGGTGTGGCGGTCGCGGAGCGATCCCGCGTGGAAACGGACGAAGAACGGAAGGATCTGGCCGAACTCATCGGCATCAGCGCGGTGAAGTTCACCGAACTGGCCCACCACCGCAGTTCCGACTACGTGTTCGACCTGGAGAAAATGCTGGCCCTCCAGGGGGACACCGCGCCCTACCTCCAGAACGCCTACGTCCGCAGCCGCTCCATCTGGCGGAAGCTGGGCGATGAGGCTCCCAAGGATCTCGCCCCCGTTTCGCTGGCGGAGGAACAGGAAATCCACCTCGCCCGCCTGCTGGTCCGCTTCGGGGAGGTCGTGCCGACCATTCTGGATGATTTCCGCCCGAACCTGCTGGCGAACTACCTGCTGGAGGTGGCGCGTGCCTTCCACTCCTTCTTCGAAGCCTGCCCGGTGCTGAAGGCGGAGACAGCGGTGCGCGACAGCCGCCTCTCGCTCTGCGAACTCACCTCCCGCGTGCTGAAACAGGGCCTCGGCCTGCTCGGCATCCGGGTTCCGGAGAGGATGTGA
- a CDS encoding PTS sugar transporter subunit IIA, translating to MKLAQLLSPDQILLDVKAGEHWASIVELVGRLVACGKLPEEQAEGVLASLKAREEQVSTGIGGGVAIPHAFSDELDEVVAIFGRSREGIDYQALDEKPVQLIILFIVPRKDYHLHLRTLAAIAKMFTNAEVRRQLVEADSEEDMLAILDSRPSRTGSPNP from the coding sequence AAATCCTTCTGGATGTGAAGGCGGGCGAACACTGGGCTTCCATCGTGGAACTGGTGGGTAGGCTTGTGGCCTGTGGGAAGCTACCGGAAGAACAGGCCGAGGGCGTCCTGGCCTCCCTGAAGGCCCGCGAGGAACAGGTCAGCACCGGCATCGGCGGTGGTGTGGCGATCCCCCACGCGTTTTCCGATGAACTGGATGAGGTGGTCGCCATTTTCGGCCGGTCCAGGGAGGGCATCGACTACCAGGCGCTGGATGAAAAGCCCGTCCAGCTCATCATCCTCTTCATTGTCCCGCGGAAGGACTACCACCTCCATCTGCGGACCTTGGCGGCGATCGCGAAGATGTTCACCAACGCGGAAGTCCGCCGCCAGCTCGTGGAGGCGGACAGCGAGGAGGACATGCTGGCGATCCTCGATTCCCGGCCATCCCGCACCGGTTCACCGAATCCTTAA